A section of the Serratia liquefaciens ATCC 27592 genome encodes:
- the rfaH gene encoding transcription/translation regulatory transformer protein RfaH has product MESWYLLYCKRGQLLRAQDHLERQEVNCLSPIITLEKIVRGKRIAVSEPLFPNYLFVKFDPERIHTTTISATRGVSHFVRFGSTPTTIPQKVIEELQTHTGETYVDPETPQPGDSVLIVDGVFEGLKAIYTEPDGEARSMLLLNLINKQVSQSVDNRQFQKL; this is encoded by the coding sequence ATGGAATCTTGGTACCTACTGTATTGCAAGCGCGGCCAACTTTTACGGGCGCAGGACCATTTGGAACGGCAGGAAGTGAACTGCCTGAGTCCGATCATAACGCTGGAAAAGATCGTACGCGGTAAACGCATTGCGGTCAGCGAACCCCTGTTTCCGAACTACCTGTTTGTGAAGTTCGATCCGGAGCGCATCCACACCACCACCATCAGTGCAACTCGTGGTGTCAGCCACTTTGTACGCTTTGGTTCAACGCCGACCACTATCCCGCAGAAAGTCATCGAAGAGCTGCAGACGCATACCGGTGAAACCTACGTCGATCCGGAAACGCCACAGCCGGGTGATAGCGTGTTAATCGTCGATGGCGTGTTCGAAGGGCTGAAGGCGATTTACACCGAGCCGGACGGCGAAGCCCGTTCGATGCTGCTGCTGAATCTGATCAACAAGCAGGTCAGCCAAAGCGTGGATAACCGGCAATTCCAAAAACTGTAA
- the pepE gene encoding dipeptidase PepE: MELFLLSNGKLSGEDELLGYAKSHLLAMIARRGITSAVFIPYAMIRSDYDKRAQELAKILGIKVTSIHHADSPAAAIEQAECILVSGGNTWMLNQMLHENGLIVPIQRAVRERNVPYVGWSAGCNVATPSIRTTNDMPVRNSVVLPALSLFPVQINPHYIDAHISGHMGETRDERLAEFCAVNPSESVVALREGSLLHVEGNDLRYFSARDQGFKVFRHGVETQEYRDTRALRPLVPFTCH; encoded by the coding sequence ATGGAGTTATTTTTGTTGAGCAACGGCAAGCTGTCCGGTGAGGATGAGCTGCTGGGTTATGCCAAGAGCCACTTGCTGGCGATGATCGCGCGCCGTGGCATTACGTCCGCCGTATTTATCCCCTATGCCATGATCCGCAGCGATTACGATAAGCGTGCACAGGAACTGGCGAAAATTCTCGGCATCAAGGTCACCAGTATTCACCACGCCGACTCTCCCGCGGCGGCGATTGAACAGGCAGAATGCATTTTGGTCAGCGGCGGCAATACCTGGATGCTGAACCAGATGCTGCATGAAAACGGCCTAATCGTCCCGATTCAACGGGCGGTTCGTGAACGTAACGTGCCCTACGTGGGGTGGAGCGCAGGGTGTAACGTTGCCACACCAAGTATTCGCACCACCAATGACATGCCGGTGCGTAACAGCGTCGTACTGCCAGCGCTGAGCCTGTTCCCGGTGCAGATTAACCCACATTACATCGACGCCCATATTAGCGGCCACATGGGGGAAACCCGTGATGAACGCCTGGCCGAGTTCTGCGCGGTTAACCCGAGCGAATCCGTGGTGGCGCTGCGCGAGGGCAGCCTGTTGCACGTTGAGGGTAATGATCTGCGTTACTTTAGCGCCAGAGATCAAGGTTTCAAGGTGTTCCGCCACGGTGTGGAAACTCAGGAATATCGCGATACCCGGGCATTGCGTCCGCTGGTGCCCTTTACCTGCCACTAA
- the ubiD gene encoding 4-hydroxy-3-polyprenylbenzoate decarboxylase — protein MPSSLAVIMISMKYRDLRDFLSLLEKRGELKRISQPIDPYLEMTEIADRTLRAGGPALLFENPKGYDMPVLCNLFGTANRVAMGMGQEDVSSLREVGKLLAFLKEPEPPKGFRDLFDKLPKFKQVLNMPTKVLGSAPCQEQVWQGDDVDLSRIPVMHCWPEDAAPLITWGLTVTRGPQKERQNLGIYRQQVLSKNKVIMRWLSHRGGALDYQEWCQAHPGERFPVAVALGADPATILGAVTPVPDTLSEYAFAGLLRGNKTEVVKCLSCDLEVPASAEIVLEGYIEPGEMAPEGPYGDHTGYYNEIDHFPVFTITHITQRRDAIYHSTYTGRPPDEPAVLGVALNEVFVPILQKQFPEIVDFYLPPEGCSYRLAVVTIKKQYAGHAKRVMMGVWSFLRQFMYTKFVIVCDDDVNARDWNDVIWAITTRMDPARDTVMVENTPIDYLDFASPVSGLGSKMGLDATNKWPGETEREWGRPIEMDEKVRARIDDIWDELAIFSDREPTL, from the coding sequence ATGCCCTCCTCACTGGCCGTTATAATGATCAGCATGAAATACCGTGACTTACGCGATTTCCTCTCGTTGCTGGAAAAGAGAGGGGAACTAAAACGCATCAGCCAGCCGATTGATCCCTATCTGGAAATGACAGAAATTGCCGATCGTACTTTACGTGCGGGCGGCCCGGCACTGCTGTTCGAAAACCCTAAAGGGTACGATATGCCGGTGTTGTGCAATCTGTTCGGTACCGCCAACCGCGTTGCGATGGGCATGGGCCAGGAAGATGTCAGCTCGTTGCGCGAGGTCGGCAAGTTGCTGGCGTTCCTGAAAGAGCCAGAGCCGCCGAAGGGCTTTCGCGATCTGTTCGACAAACTGCCGAAGTTCAAACAAGTGTTGAACATGCCGACCAAGGTGTTGGGTTCAGCCCCTTGTCAGGAACAAGTATGGCAGGGCGATGACGTTGATCTCAGCCGTATCCCGGTGATGCACTGCTGGCCGGAAGACGCTGCGCCGCTGATCACCTGGGGGCTGACGGTAACCCGCGGGCCGCAAAAAGAGCGCCAGAATCTTGGCATCTATCGCCAGCAGGTGCTGAGCAAAAATAAAGTGATCATGCGTTGGCTGTCCCACCGTGGCGGCGCGTTGGATTATCAGGAATGGTGTCAGGCGCACCCTGGTGAGCGTTTCCCGGTTGCGGTGGCATTAGGGGCGGATCCCGCCACTATCCTCGGCGCGGTGACGCCGGTACCGGATACCCTGTCTGAATATGCTTTTGCCGGGCTGCTGCGTGGCAACAAAACCGAAGTGGTCAAGTGCCTCTCCTGCGATTTGGAAGTGCCGGCCAGCGCGGAAATCGTGTTGGAAGGCTACATTGAACCGGGTGAAATGGCACCGGAAGGCCCGTATGGCGATCACACCGGTTACTACAACGAGATCGACCACTTCCCGGTATTTACCATCACTCACATCACCCAGCGTCGCGATGCCATTTACCACTCGACCTACACCGGCCGTCCGCCGGATGAGCCTGCGGTGCTGGGCGTGGCGCTGAACGAAGTCTTCGTTCCCATTCTGCAAAAGCAGTTCCCGGAAATTGTCGATTTCTATCTGCCGCCCGAAGGCTGTTCTTATCGTCTGGCGGTGGTGACCATCAAGAAACAGTATGCTGGTCATGCTAAACGCGTAATGATGGGCGTCTGGTCGTTCCTGCGTCAATTTATGTACACCAAGTTTGTTATCGTCTGCGACGATGACGTCAATGCGCGTGACTGGAATGATGTGATTTGGGCGATTACCACCAGAATGGATCCGGCAAGGGATACCGTGATGGTGGAGAATACGCCGATCGATTATCTGGACTTCGCCTCACCGGTTTCCGGTTTGGGTTCGAAGATGGGGCTGGATGCCACCAATAAATGGCCGGGTGAAACCGAGCGCGAATGGGGCCGTCCGATTGAGATGGATGAAAAGGTGCGTGCGCGCATCGATGACATCTGGGATGAGCTCGCAATTTTCAGTGACAGAGAACCGACATTATAA
- the fre gene encoding NAD(P)H-flavin reductase, whose product MTILSCKVTSVEAITDTVYRVRLVPEAPFSFKAGQYLMVVMDERDKRPFSLASTPTEQDYIELHIGASELNLYAMAVMDRILKEQAITVDIPHGDAWLREEGSRPLVLIAGGTGFSYARSILLAALEQQPDRDISIYWGGRELKHLYDLSELEALSVQHPNLKVIPVVEQPEEEWRGRSGTVLSAVLQDFGTLAEHDIYIAGRFEMAKIARERFCAERGALEAHMFGDAFSFI is encoded by the coding sequence ATGACAATATTGAGCTGTAAAGTGACCTCCGTAGAGGCCATTACCGATACGGTTTACCGGGTACGTTTGGTGCCAGAGGCGCCGTTTTCTTTCAAGGCAGGGCAGTATCTGATGGTGGTGATGGATGAGCGCGACAAGCGTCCGTTCTCGCTGGCATCGACCCCGACAGAGCAGGATTATATTGAACTGCATATCGGTGCTTCGGAACTGAATCTGTACGCCATGGCAGTGATGGATCGCATTCTGAAAGAGCAGGCGATTACCGTTGATATTCCGCACGGTGACGCTTGGCTGCGTGAAGAGGGCAGCCGTCCACTGGTATTGATCGCCGGCGGCACCGGCTTCTCATATGCGCGCTCGATTCTATTGGCCGCACTCGAGCAGCAGCCTGACCGCGATATCTCTATCTATTGGGGCGGACGCGAGCTCAAGCACCTGTATGATTTGAGCGAGCTGGAAGCGCTGTCAGTACAGCATCCGAACCTGAAAGTCATTCCGGTGGTTGAACAGCCGGAAGAAGAGTGGCGTGGCCGCAGCGGCACGGTGCTCAGTGCGGTATTGCAGGATTTCGGTACGCTGGCGGAGCACGACATTTATATTGCCGGTCGTTTCGAGATGGCGAAAATCGCTCGTGAACGCTTCTGTGCCGAACGTGGCGCGCTGGAAGCGCACATGTTTGGCGATGCCTTCTCGTTTATCTAA
- the fadA gene encoding acetyl-CoA C-acyltransferase FadA: MENVVIVDAVRTPMGRSKGGAFRQVRAEDLSAHLMRAVLSRNSALDAAEIDDIYWGCVQQTLEQGFNIARNASLLAEIPHSVPAVTVNRLCGSSMQALHDAARAIMVGDAHVSLIGGVEHMGHVPMNHGVDFHPGLSRSVAKAAGMMGLTAEMLAKIHNISRQMQDEFAARSHQRAHAATLAGYFKNEIIPTTGHDADGVLTRYDFDEVIRPETTVESLAALRPAFDPVNGTVTAGTSSALSDGASAMLLMSESRAKALGLKARARIRSMAVVGCDPSIMGYGPVPASKLALKRAGLTVQDIDLFELNEAFAAQSLPCIKDLGLLDSIDDKINLNGGAIALGHPLGCSGSRISTTLLNNMERRDVQFGLATMCIGLGQGIATVFERV; encoded by the coding sequence ATGGAAAACGTAGTTATTGTTGATGCCGTACGCACGCCGATGGGCCGCTCCAAGGGCGGAGCCTTCCGCCAGGTACGAGCCGAAGATCTTTCCGCTCACCTGATGCGTGCCGTACTGAGCCGCAATTCGGCGTTGGACGCAGCCGAAATTGACGACATTTACTGGGGTTGTGTGCAACAGACGCTGGAGCAGGGCTTTAACATCGCCCGTAACGCTTCGCTGCTGGCAGAGATCCCGCACAGCGTACCGGCCGTAACCGTCAACCGGTTATGCGGCTCCTCCATGCAGGCGCTGCACGATGCAGCGCGCGCCATTATGGTCGGCGACGCGCACGTCAGCCTGATTGGCGGCGTCGAACATATGGGCCACGTGCCGATGAACCACGGCGTGGATTTCCACCCGGGGCTCAGCCGCAGCGTGGCAAAAGCCGCCGGCATGATGGGCCTGACCGCCGAGATGCTGGCCAAGATACACAATATCAGCCGTCAGATGCAGGACGAGTTCGCCGCGCGTTCGCACCAACGTGCGCATGCCGCCACCCTGGCCGGCTACTTCAAGAATGAAATTATTCCCACCACCGGCCACGACGCCGACGGTGTGCTGACCCGTTATGACTTCGACGAAGTGATCCGCCCGGAAACCACCGTTGAAAGCCTTGCGGCACTGCGCCCGGCATTCGATCCGGTCAACGGCACTGTGACCGCCGGCACCTCTTCGGCCTTGTCCGACGGGGCATCCGCCATGCTGCTGATGAGTGAATCTCGTGCCAAAGCGCTCGGTCTGAAAGCCCGTGCACGCATTCGCTCAATGGCGGTCGTCGGCTGCGATCCGTCCATTATGGGCTACGGCCCGGTGCCTGCCAGCAAGCTGGCGTTGAAGCGCGCCGGACTGACCGTGCAGGACATCGACCTGTTCGAACTGAACGAAGCCTTTGCTGCACAGTCATTGCCATGCATCAAGGATCTGGGCCTATTGGACAGCATCGATGACAAGATCAACCTGAACGGCGGCGCCATTGCGCTGGGTCACCCGCTGGGTTGCTCGGGCTCCCGCATCTCTACCACCCTGCTGAACAACATGGAACGCCGCGATGTGCAGTTCGGTCTGGCGACCATGTGTATTGGCCTGGGCCAGGGGATTGCCACCGTCTTTGAACGCGTTTAG
- the fadB gene encoding fatty acid oxidation complex subunit alpha FadB codes for MLYQGETLQLHWLDNGIAELVFNAPGSVNKLDTRTVASLGEALTVLEKQTELKGLLLRSTKAAFIVGADITEFLSLFAAPAEKLQEWLVFANSIFNRLEDLPVPTISAINGYALGGGCECILATDFRVASPDARIGLPETKLGIMPGFGGSVRLPRLLGNDSALEIIAAGKDVSAKDALKVGLVDAVVAPEKLVDAALKMLQQAIDGKLDWRAYRQPKLEPLKLSPIEAAMSFTTAKGMVMQTAGKHYPAPMTAVKTIEAAAKLGRDEALKLETASFVPLARSKEARALVGIFLNDQFVKSQAKKRALNAEAPKQAAVLGAGIMGGGIAYQSALKGVPVIMKDISDKSLTLGMNEAAKLLNKQLERGKLDGMKMAQVLSTIQPTLDYAGIERAQVIVEAVVENPKIKAAVLSEVEGLIGEDTVLASNTSTIPINHLAKSLKRPQNFCGMHFFNPVHRMPLVEIIRGEQTSDSTIAAVVAYASRMGKTPIVVNDCPGFFVNRVLFPYFAGFSLLLRDGADFRQIDKVMEKQFGWPMGPAYLLDVVGIDTAHHAQAVMASGFPERMGKDYRDAIDVMFDNQRFGQKNQLGFYRYSQDNKGKPRKDNDEQTDALLATVSQPRQTVSDEEIIARMMIPMINEVVRCLEENIIASPAEADMALVYGIGFPPFHGGVFRYLDTLGTTHYVELAQRYAHLGALYQVPSGLRAKAERNESYYPVAAPLSDVSTGQPA; via the coding sequence ATGCTCTACCAAGGCGAAACATTACAACTGCACTGGCTCGACAACGGCATCGCCGAGCTGGTGTTCAATGCCCCAGGTTCTGTAAACAAGCTTGATACCCGCACCGTTGCCAGCCTGGGCGAAGCGCTCACGGTTTTGGAAAAGCAGACCGAGCTGAAAGGCCTACTGCTGCGTTCCACGAAAGCCGCCTTTATTGTCGGCGCCGATATCACCGAGTTCCTTTCTTTATTTGCGGCTCCAGCAGAAAAACTGCAGGAATGGCTGGTCTTTGCCAATAGCATCTTTAACCGGTTGGAAGATCTGCCGGTACCGACCATTTCGGCCATTAACGGCTATGCGCTCGGCGGCGGTTGCGAATGCATTTTGGCTACAGACTTCCGCGTCGCTTCACCGGATGCACGCATTGGCCTGCCGGAAACCAAACTGGGCATCATGCCTGGTTTCGGCGGTTCCGTACGTTTACCACGCCTGTTGGGTAACGACAGCGCACTGGAGATCATCGCCGCCGGTAAAGACGTCAGCGCCAAAGACGCACTGAAGGTTGGCCTGGTAGATGCAGTGGTTGCCCCGGAAAAATTGGTCGATGCCGCGCTGAAAATGCTGCAACAGGCGATCGACGGCAAACTGGATTGGCGCGCTTATCGTCAGCCAAAGCTCGAGCCATTGAAGCTTAGCCCAATCGAAGCCGCCATGAGTTTCACCACCGCCAAAGGCATGGTGATGCAAACCGCGGGCAAACATTACCCGGCACCGATGACCGCGGTCAAAACCATTGAGGCCGCTGCCAAGCTGGGTCGCGATGAAGCGTTGAAATTGGAAACCGCCAGCTTTGTGCCATTGGCCCGCTCCAAAGAGGCGCGCGCCCTGGTCGGCATCTTCCTCAACGATCAGTTTGTGAAAAGCCAGGCGAAGAAGCGGGCGTTGAATGCTGAAGCACCGAAGCAAGCTGCTGTGTTGGGGGCCGGTATCATGGGTGGCGGCATCGCCTACCAGTCCGCGCTGAAAGGCGTGCCGGTAATCATGAAAGACATCAGCGACAAATCCCTGACGCTCGGCATGAATGAAGCCGCCAAGCTGCTGAACAAGCAGTTGGAGCGCGGCAAGTTGGACGGCATGAAGATGGCCCAGGTGCTGTCGACCATTCAGCCAACGCTGGACTATGCCGGTATCGAGCGCGCACAGGTCATCGTCGAAGCCGTGGTCGAGAATCCTAAGATCAAGGCGGCAGTGCTGTCCGAAGTGGAAGGTCTGATTGGCGAGGATACCGTCCTGGCTTCCAATACGTCGACCATTCCGATCAATCATCTGGCGAAATCGCTGAAACGTCCGCAGAATTTCTGCGGCATGCATTTCTTTAACCCGGTACACCGTATGCCGCTGGTAGAAATCATCCGCGGCGAGCAGACCAGCGACAGCACTATTGCTGCGGTGGTGGCCTACGCCAGTCGTATGGGTAAAACGCCGATTGTGGTGAATGACTGCCCGGGGTTCTTCGTCAACCGCGTGCTGTTCCCGTATTTCGCCGGTTTTAGCCTGCTGCTGCGCGACGGCGCGGATTTCCGTCAGATCGACAAAGTGATGGAAAAACAGTTTGGCTGGCCAATGGGCCCGGCTTATCTGCTCGACGTGGTGGGGATTGATACCGCGCACCATGCCCAGGCAGTGATGGCTTCCGGTTTCCCTGAGCGTATGGGCAAAGATTACCGTGACGCTATCGACGTGATGTTCGATAACCAGCGTTTCGGTCAGAAAAATCAGTTGGGCTTCTATCGTTACAGTCAGGACAACAAAGGCAAGCCGCGTAAAGACAACGATGAGCAAACCGATGCGCTGTTGGCGACCGTCAGCCAGCCACGTCAGACCGTCAGTGACGAAGAAATTATCGCCCGCATGATGATCCCGATGATCAATGAAGTGGTGCGTTGTCTGGAAGAAAACATCATCGCCAGCCCGGCCGAGGCAGATATGGCACTGGTCTACGGCATCGGTTTCCCGCCGTTCCACGGAGGGGTATTCCGCTACCTGGATACGCTTGGCACCACCCATTACGTCGAACTGGCTCAGCGTTACGCGCATCTTGGCGCTCTGTATCAGGTGCCTTCCGGCCTGCGCGCCAAAGCCGAACGTAATGAAAGCTACTACCCGGTGGCAGCGCCGCTGTCCGATGTCTCCACTGGCCAACCGGCATGA
- a CDS encoding MFS transporter — MSKAVCAKQSGFWSLPARTMTLACLLVFMAQMATTVYLPSLPTVMQELSMTRRATELSISIFVIGAALPVLFWGAAADRFGRRLPLTLSLALFISCSALLAFCSNGTQLLVLRALQGIAAGGAAIIARIIVRDNWSGDELARRLSVLSIAFIAALGGGQFIGGLLSQYSHWQMGFVLMGLTGLAILLLMQTLPLEAGRGAGPRPPMATAYWRILRRPGFFWPACVGGLGFATTVTLQEVSPFIMQQGFGLNVTAFGALGLVIGVAYFTGAMAVNRTVARFGGKRLMQVGASIVAMTTVAIMLLWWSGVLVGLSGMALFIVLYCLTIFGQAVLFPNSMAMAVSDAKEQGAYAMALCGFLQQCLAGIAAAGAVLLEHHGLWAAAIASSGFIAWLIVKLRM, encoded by the coding sequence ATGAGTAAAGCGGTATGTGCAAAACAGAGTGGGTTTTGGAGTCTTCCCGCCAGAACCATGACGCTGGCCTGCTTGCTGGTCTTCATGGCGCAGATGGCGACAACGGTGTATCTGCCTTCGTTGCCGACGGTGATGCAGGAATTGTCGATGACGCGCCGTGCCACCGAGCTATCGATATCAATATTCGTCATTGGCGCCGCGCTACCGGTGCTGTTCTGGGGCGCGGCAGCCGATCGCTTTGGGCGGCGCCTGCCGCTGACGTTGTCGTTGGCGTTGTTTATCAGTTGCAGCGCGCTGCTGGCGTTTTGCAGCAATGGCACCCAATTATTGGTGCTGAGGGCACTGCAGGGCATTGCCGCCGGGGGCGCCGCGATCATCGCACGTATTATTGTTCGCGATAACTGGAGCGGCGACGAGCTGGCACGACGCCTTTCGGTGTTGTCGATTGCCTTTATCGCCGCGTTGGGCGGTGGGCAGTTTATCGGTGGGTTGCTGAGCCAATATTCGCACTGGCAAATGGGCTTTGTACTGATGGGGCTGACCGGGCTGGCGATCCTGCTGCTTATGCAGACGCTGCCGTTGGAAGCTGGCAGGGGGGCGGGGCCTCGTCCGCCGATGGCCACGGCCTATTGGCGCATTTTGCGTCGGCCTGGATTTTTCTGGCCGGCATGCGTCGGTGGATTAGGGTTCGCTACTACGGTAACCCTGCAAGAGGTGAGCCCGTTTATAATGCAGCAGGGGTTTGGTCTGAACGTGACGGCCTTTGGGGCGCTGGGATTGGTGATCGGCGTAGCTTACTTTACCGGGGCGATGGCGGTGAATCGGACGGTGGCGCGTTTCGGCGGCAAACGGCTAATGCAGGTAGGAGCGAGTATTGTCGCTATGACGACCGTCGCGATCATGCTGCTGTGGTGGAGCGGTGTGCTGGTGGGGCTTTCCGGTATGGCGTTATTCATTGTGCTGTACTGCCTGACGATTTTTGGCCAGGCGGTATTGTTCCCTAACAGTATGGCGATGGCCGTCAGCGATGCCAAAGAGCAGGGTGCCTATGCCATGGCGTTGTGTGGGTTTCTGCAGCAGTGCCTGGCGGGTATCGCTGCGGCCGGTGCCGTTTTGCTTGAGCATCACGGTCTGTGGGCCGCCGCGATCGCCTCGTCAGGTTTTATCGCCTGGTTAATTGTTAAGCTGCGGATGTAA
- the pepQ gene encoding Xaa-Pro dipeptidase: METLASLYNDHLAELQKRAREVLTRNKLDALLIHSGELQRIFQDDRSYPFKVNAHFKAWVPVTSVPNCWLWVDGVNKPKLWFYSPVDYWHSVEPLPDSFWTKSVELIPLANADDIAQQLPAQRERVGYIGYAQQRARDLGISAENVNPKAVLNYFDFHRSIKTGYELACMREAQKTAVMGHRAAHEAFLSGMSEFDINLAYLTATGHRDTDVPYDNIVALNEHASVLHYTTLDHQPPAEMLSFLIDAGAEYNGYAADLTRTYAGQSGSDFAQLVKDLNNEQLALMETIKAGVRYTDYHVQMHQRIAKLLKSHKLVSGISEEAMVEQGLTTPFLPHGLGHPLGLQVHDSAGFMQDEQGTHLAAPSKYPYLRCTRVLQPGMVLTIEPGLYFIESLLAPWRSGEFSQHFAWDRIDALKPYGGIRIEDNIVIHEKRIENMTRDLNLA; the protein is encoded by the coding sequence ATGGAAACACTGGCTTCTTTGTATAACGACCACCTTGCAGAACTGCAAAAACGGGCGCGTGAAGTGTTAACGCGCAACAAACTGGACGCGTTGCTGATTCACTCAGGGGAACTGCAGCGGATATTCCAGGACGACCGCAGTTATCCGTTCAAAGTGAATGCGCATTTTAAAGCCTGGGTACCGGTGACTTCGGTTCCAAACTGCTGGCTGTGGGTGGACGGCGTTAACAAACCGAAGCTGTGGTTCTATTCGCCGGTCGATTACTGGCATAGCGTTGAGCCGCTGCCGGACAGTTTCTGGACCAAATCTGTTGAACTGATACCGCTGGCCAATGCTGACGATATCGCTCAGCAGCTGCCAGCCCAGCGTGAGCGCGTGGGCTATATCGGTTATGCGCAACAGCGCGCTCGCGATCTCGGTATTTCGGCAGAGAACGTTAACCCTAAAGCGGTGCTGAACTACTTCGACTTCCATCGCTCAATCAAAACTGGCTACGAGCTGGCCTGCATGCGTGAAGCGCAGAAGACCGCGGTTATGGGGCATCGTGCTGCCCACGAAGCTTTCCTGTCAGGCATGAGTGAGTTTGATATCAACCTGGCTTATCTCACGGCGACAGGCCATCGCGATACCGATGTGCCTTACGACAATATCGTTGCGCTGAATGAGCATGCGTCGGTACTGCATTACACCACGCTGGATCACCAACCGCCGGCTGAAATGCTGAGCTTCTTGATCGATGCTGGTGCGGAATATAACGGCTATGCGGCCGACCTGACTCGTACTTATGCTGGCCAGAGCGGCAGCGATTTCGCCCAGTTGGTTAAAGATCTTAATAACGAGCAGTTGGCGCTGATGGAAACCATCAAAGCCGGTGTGCGTTACACCGATTACCATGTGCAGATGCACCAGCGCATCGCCAAATTGCTTAAAAGCCACAAACTGGTGAGCGGTATCAGCGAAGAAGCCATGGTGGAACAAGGGCTTACCACGCCATTCCTGCCGCACGGTTTGGGCCATCCTCTGGGCCTGCAGGTACACGACTCAGCCGGTTTTATGCAGGATGAACAAGGTACTCACCTGGCAGCGCCATCTAAGTACCCATACCTGCGCTGCACCCGCGTATTACAACCTGGCATGGTGTTGACCATCGAACCTGGCCTCTACTTTATTGAATCCCTGCTTGCACCGTGGCGCAGCGGCGAATTCAGCCAACACTTTGCCTGGGATCGTATCGATGCGCTGAAACCTTATGGTGGTATCCGTATTGAAGACAATATCGTGATCCATGAAAAGCGCATTGAGAACATGACGCGCGACCTGAACCTGGCCTGA
- a CDS encoding IMPACT family protein: MQPYPIPAGPISVSEEIKKSRFITLLAPTSGVDAAKAFIQQVRDEHPAARHHCWAFVAGPPTDSQQLGFSDDGEPSGTAGKPILAQLMGSGIGEITAVVVRYYGGIKLGTGGLVRAYGSGVQLALKQLAVSYKIPQAEYTLQCDYAQLALVENLLQQTEGRIVQGEYGASVVLHLALPVTGVEAFGNKLRDLSRGNLQLTPISQ, translated from the coding sequence ATGCAGCCTTATCCGATCCCCGCAGGCCCCATTAGCGTCAGCGAGGAAATCAAGAAGAGCCGTTTTATCACCCTGCTGGCGCCGACCAGCGGGGTTGATGCGGCCAAGGCGTTTATTCAGCAGGTACGTGATGAGCACCCGGCAGCGCGGCACCATTGCTGGGCATTTGTCGCCGGGCCGCCGACCGATTCTCAGCAATTAGGCTTCTCAGATGACGGGGAGCCCTCCGGCACGGCGGGTAAACCTATCCTTGCGCAGCTTATGGGTAGTGGCATAGGCGAAATCACCGCCGTAGTGGTACGTTACTACGGCGGTATCAAGTTGGGCACCGGCGGTTTGGTAAGAGCCTACGGCAGCGGGGTGCAGCTGGCATTAAAACAGTTGGCCGTAAGCTACAAGATCCCGCAGGCCGAATATACTTTGCAATGCGACTATGCTCAGTTGGCACTGGTAGAGAATCTGTTGCAGCAAACAGAAGGGCGGATTGTACAGGGGGAATATGGTGCCTCCGTCGTGCTGCATCTGGCTTTACCGGTCACCGGCGTTGAGGCGTTCGGGAATAAATTACGTGATCTCAGTCGCGGTAATTTGCAATTAACCCCCATTTCGCAATAA